The Salvelinus namaycush isolate Seneca chromosome 38, SaNama_1.0, whole genome shotgun sequence genome includes a window with the following:
- the LOC120032194 gene encoding calcium/calmodulin-dependent protein kinase type 1D-like has translation MDRENGESGKGTWKKQVDDIKKIFELKEILGTGAFSEVVLAQERSTGKMFAVKCIPKKALKGKESSIENEINVLRKIKHENIVALEDIYESSNHLYLIMQLVSGGELFDRIVEKGFYTEKDASTLIRQVLDAVDYLHKLGIVHRDLKPENLLYFNPQDESKIMISDFGLSKMEGSGDVMSTACGTPGYVAPEVLAQKPYSKAVDCWSIGVIAYILLCGYPPFYDENDSKLFEQILKADYEFDAPYWDDISDSAKDFIGSLMEKDPAKRFTCDQALRHPWIAGDTALCKNIHESVSRQIRKNFAKSKWRQAFNATAVVRHMRRLQLSSSMGHSMDSSHPHPPNSRAAQMQNQRNQANQNLASQTPNQTPSQSSTQPSPSPSQTRSQNPNAAIMKSFSVDSPHKDCAPATPTPCSLATAASSSPSGGTELTRPHPSTVATVLTETK, from the exons cggGGCATTCTCTGAGGTGGTGTTGGCCCAGGAGAGGTCTACAGGGAAAATGTTTGCTGTGAAGTGTATCCCCAAGAAGGCCCTGAAGGGGAAAGAGAGCAGCATCGAGAACGAGATCAACGTGCTCCGCAA AATCAAGCATGAGAACATAGTAGCTTTGGAAGACATCTATGAGAGTTCCAACCACCTCTACCTGATCATGCAGCT AGTGTCGGGAGGTGAGTTGTTTGACCGTATCGTGGAGAAGGGGTTCTACACAGAGAAAGATGCCAGTACGCTCATCAGACAGGTGCTAGACGCTGTCGACTACCTCCACAAGTTGGGCATCGTCCACAGAGACCTGAAG ccagaGAACCTGCTGTATTTTAACCCCCAGGACGAGTCTAAGATCATGATCAGTGACTTTGGTCTGTCCAAGATGGAGGGCAGCGGGGACGTCATGTCGACCGCGTGCGGCACGCCGGGATACGTGG ctCCAGAAGTTCTTGCTCAGAAGCCCTACAGTAAGGCAGTGGACTGCTGGTCCATCGGAGTCATTGCATACATCCT gTTGTGTGGCTATCCTCCATTCTATGATGAAAATGACTCCAAGCTCTTTGAGCAGATCCTCAAAGCAGACTACGAGTTTGACGCACCGTACTGGGATGACATATCTGATTCAG CCAAAGACTTTATCGGCAGTCTGATGGAGAAAGACCCGGCGAAGCGCTTCACCTGTGACCAGGCCCTCAGACACCCATG gatcGCTGGGGACACAGCCCTCTGCAAGAACATCCACGAGTCTGTGAGCAGACAGATCAGAAAAAACTTTGCTAAGAGCAAATGGAGG caagcCTTCAATGCCACTGCAGTGGTGCGACACATGAGGAGACTGCAGTTGAGCAGCAGTATGGGCCACAGCATGGACAGCTCTCACCCTCACCCTCCTAACAGCCGGGCCGCACAGATGCAGAACCAAAGGAACCAGGCCAACCAGAACCTGGCCAGCCAGACGCCCAACCAGACCCCTAGCCAGAGCTCTACTCAACCCTCTCCGAGTCCAAGCCAGACTCGGAGCCAGAACCCTAATGCAGCCATTATGAAGAGCTTTTCTGTGGACTCACCTCACAAGGACT GTGCCCCAGCTACTCCCACCCCCTGCAGCCTGGCAACTGcagcctcctcttccccctccggGGGGACGGAGCTCACCCGGCCCCACCCCTCTACTGTTGCCACAGTACTAACAGAGACTAA